One genomic region from Halobacteriovorax sp. HLS encodes:
- a CDS encoding sensor histidine kinase gives MDDPQGENQLHFKRIDYLFEKKASVYIMALCAATVLAYIVYTPQNTWKISAWLSSYLVLCIVRYIIINKYHSNKEALSAKNWELLYSSVSSLVGMQWGSACFLFIPHDNFGIQLTYLALICGVSSGSLIGNASSKNSTMAMLFFTLIPASLFFTLSNIDMGKTVGILIFIYFSATAIFSKKLYEFIIQNIKLNIENLNLINELKQSSLKLVESEKQAVQSSKLAALGEMASGIAHEINNPLTILSGNIRSIDRSFGKEDSEEKVKNMIQKCHISIQRITKIIRGLKKMSRDGSEDDFELISTAYIIEDIESLIHERFKCNGISYNVKNTCPDEQIFCQPIQISQILLNLLNNSFHAIEHTPSPWIELKVVKSYENIIISVTDSGQGISKEVEEKIFTPFFTTKEVGKGTGLGLSISKDIAVKHNGALFIDRTHTNTCFTLKLPIQKAMAA, from the coding sequence ATGGATGACCCACAAGGTGAAAACCAACTACATTTTAAGAGAATAGACTATCTTTTCGAAAAGAAGGCCAGTGTATATATAATGGCCTTATGTGCTGCAACTGTTCTCGCGTACATCGTTTACACTCCCCAGAACACCTGGAAGATAAGCGCATGGCTTTCTAGCTATCTTGTTCTATGTATTGTTAGATATATCATTATTAATAAGTATCACTCTAACAAAGAGGCCCTCTCAGCTAAGAACTGGGAACTCCTATATTCGTCAGTCTCTTCCCTTGTAGGAATGCAATGGGGAAGCGCGTGCTTCCTTTTCATCCCTCATGATAATTTTGGAATACAACTAACCTACCTAGCACTTATATGTGGTGTTTCATCTGGAAGCTTAATTGGAAATGCCTCTTCAAAAAACTCAACAATGGCAATGCTTTTTTTCACACTCATACCCGCTTCATTATTTTTCACTCTTTCTAATATTGATATGGGAAAAACTGTAGGTATATTAATTTTCATCTATTTTTCTGCAACAGCAATCTTCTCAAAAAAACTATATGAATTTATTATACAAAATATCAAACTCAATATTGAGAACCTAAATCTCATCAATGAATTAAAACAATCATCTTTAAAATTAGTCGAGTCTGAAAAGCAAGCCGTTCAATCCTCTAAGCTTGCTGCCTTAGGTGAAATGGCTTCGGGTATCGCTCATGAAATAAACAACCCTCTCACTATCTTAAGTGGGAATATTAGAAGTATAGATAGAAGCTTTGGAAAAGAAGACTCAGAAGAAAAAGTAAAAAATATGATTCAAAAATGTCATATTAGTATCCAAAGAATAACTAAGATCATCCGTGGTTTAAAGAAAATGTCCAGAGATGGAAGTGAAGATGATTTTGAACTCATAAGTACTGCCTATATAATAGAAGATATCGAATCACTAATCCATGAAAGATTTAAGTGTAATGGAATCTCCTATAATGTAAAAAACACTTGCCCTGATGAGCAGATTTTTTGCCAACCCATTCAAATATCACAAATCTTACTAAATCTTTTAAATAACTCCTTTCATGCAATTGAGCACACTCCTTCACCATGGATAGAATTAAAAGTAGTTAAGTCCTATGAAAATATTATTATCTCTGTTACAGATTCCGGACAAGGGATCTCTAAGGAAGTTGAAGAGAAAATTTTTACTCCTTTCTTTACCACCAAAGAAGTTGGAAAAGGAACAGGTCTTGGACTAAGTATTTCTAAAGATATTGCAGTAAAACATAATGGGGCCTTATTTATCGATAGAACTCATACAAATACATGTTTTACCCTAAAACTTCCTATCCAAAAGGCAATGGCCGCTTGA
- a CDS encoding YkgJ family cysteine cluster protein codes for MLKITNEVMKRLKKISSPIKRARYVHKEVNKKLSALFQDPVVQKHISCRKGCSACCHTQVSVSDDEAALLAKLVQNGLKIDLKKLKDQSRVSKSASLWYSLPFERRACVFLDENKECSVYNDRPAVCRTNHVIGDPQNCSTQDGEVRSVQLLNTFEADMAIMAGFGSCKENGALPNMLLDLLSKSSDDKLNETLSPQRSLSEVFKEM; via the coding sequence ATGCTGAAAATCACTAATGAGGTAATGAAGAGGCTCAAGAAAATTTCTTCTCCTATAAAAAGAGCTCGTTATGTTCATAAAGAGGTTAATAAGAAATTATCCGCTTTATTCCAAGACCCAGTAGTTCAAAAACATATCTCTTGTAGAAAAGGTTGTTCAGCTTGTTGTCACACACAAGTTAGTGTCTCTGATGATGAAGCCGCATTGCTTGCAAAACTTGTTCAAAATGGACTCAAAATTGATCTTAAAAAACTAAAAGATCAATCAAGAGTTAGTAAGAGTGCTTCTTTATGGTATTCACTACCTTTTGAGAGACGTGCTTGCGTTTTTCTAGATGAGAATAAAGAATGCTCTGTTTACAATGACAGACCGGCTGTTTGTAGAACTAATCATGTAATTGGAGATCCACAAAACTGCTCAACACAAGACGGTGAAGTACGTTCTGTTCAACTACTAAATACTTTTGAAGCTGATATGGCCATAATGGCAGGTTTTGGAAGCTGTAAAGAAAACGGTGCACTACCTAATATGTTACTAGATCTATTGAGTAAAAGTAGTGATGATAAACTTAACGAGACTCTTTCTCCACAAAGAAGCTTGTCTGAGGTTTTCAAAGAAATGTAA
- a CDS encoding methyltransferase domain-containing protein, translating into MNICPLCHESKNIHYFKDRRTFLRCLSCNLVFVEREDLLPINEEKKIYDLHENDPDDIRYHEFLNRLLIPMNKYIKGIGLDFGCGPGPVVSQILKDRKTEVFEYDPIFNNNLDILNFEYDYIICSEVIEHIYETEKSIELLLKLLKPLGALGVMTSFYPDDMSKFKGWGYKNDPTHVRFFSEDTFRWIAIKYNLEIEIPRKNVVILKRKL; encoded by the coding sequence ATGAATATATGCCCCCTTTGTCATGAATCAAAAAATATACATTATTTCAAAGACCGTAGAACCTTTTTACGATGCTTAAGCTGCAATTTAGTTTTTGTAGAAAGAGAAGACCTTCTGCCAATTAATGAGGAAAAGAAGATTTACGATCTACATGAAAACGATCCAGACGATATTAGGTACCATGAGTTTCTTAATCGCTTATTAATTCCAATGAATAAATATATTAAAGGAATAGGATTAGATTTTGGTTGTGGTCCCGGTCCTGTAGTCTCTCAGATACTGAAAGATAGAAAAACTGAAGTGTTCGAGTACGACCCCATTTTTAACAATAATCTCGATATCCTAAATTTTGAGTATGATTATATTATTTGTAGTGAAGTAATAGAGCATATATATGAAACTGAAAAAAGTATTGAACTTTTACTTAAGTTGTTAAAACCACTTGGTGCACTTGGAGTAATGACATCTTTTTACCCAGATGATATGAGTAAGTTTAAAGGTTGGGGCTATAAGAATGATCCAACGCATGTACGCTTCTTTAGCGAGGATACTTTTCGATGGATTGCTATTAAGTACAATCTTGAAATTGAAATCCCACGTAAGAATGTAGTTATTTTAAAGAGGAAATTGTAA
- a CDS encoding Spx/MgsR family RNA polymerase-binding regulatory protein, which translates to MIKMYGIPNCDTVKKAKKALEAKDIAFDFIDFKKSAPTKKNLKDWKAFLGEWPINKRGTTFRKLKEEFESANDTQTVELIIENSSVIKRPILEKDGKVLCLGFDKEIFESL; encoded by the coding sequence ATGATTAAAATGTATGGAATACCTAATTGTGACACCGTAAAAAAAGCGAAGAAGGCCCTTGAAGCAAAAGATATAGCTTTTGATTTTATTGATTTTAAAAAAAGTGCACCTACAAAGAAAAATCTTAAAGATTGGAAAGCTTTTCTAGGTGAGTGGCCTATCAATAAAAGAGGAACTACTTTTAGAAAATTAAAAGAAGAGTTTGAATCTGCTAATGATACTCAAACAGTAGAACTAATTATTGAAAACTCTTCTGTCATTAAAAGACCTATTCTTGAAAAAGATGGAAAAGTTCTATGCTTAGGTTTTGATAAAGAGATTTTTGAAAGCTTGTAA
- a CDS encoding tRNA-uridine aminocarboxypropyltransferase — protein MNKEEYLKRKKQASEDFEKEPRRVVCKRCRRTMNSCLCSSIVSIPTKTKFVLLMHPMEAKKEKVGTGRLTHASLPNSEVIMGIDFTNDSRVNELIGDKTKSCYVMYPGKSAINISSEVFEFDYTKKELVVFVIDATWPCAKKMMKLSQNLLELPRLCFDPEVKSRFEIKQQPMEYCLSTIESVHYFLGALEDQGHEQLDGAQESLLGTLKALVDYQIACEEDPNRQTYRRNAFTPVEKRKKSVKWRSRSLFVD, from the coding sequence ATGAATAAAGAAGAGTACTTAAAAAGAAAAAAACAGGCCTCTGAAGACTTTGAAAAAGAGCCTCGAAGAGTTGTTTGTAAAAGATGCAGAAGAACAATGAACTCATGTCTTTGTTCTTCTATTGTTAGTATTCCGACAAAGACTAAGTTTGTTCTTTTGATGCATCCTATGGAAGCTAAGAAAGAGAAGGTTGGAACAGGGAGACTAACGCATGCTAGTTTACCTAACTCTGAAGTCATCATGGGGATTGATTTTACAAATGATTCCAGAGTAAATGAACTAATAGGGGATAAGACTAAGTCTTGCTATGTCATGTATCCTGGAAAGAGTGCAATCAATATTAGTAGTGAAGTTTTTGAATTTGATTATACAAAGAAAGAGCTTGTTGTTTTTGTCATCGATGCTACTTGGCCATGTGCTAAGAAAATGATGAAGCTCTCCCAAAACTTATTGGAACTTCCAAGGTTGTGCTTTGATCCTGAAGTTAAGTCCCGCTTTGAGATAAAACAACAACCGATGGAGTATTGTCTATCTACAATTGAGTCTGTTCATTACTTTTTAGGTGCTCTTGAAGATCAGGGGCATGAGCAACTTGATGGTGCTCAGGAGTCACTCTTAGGAACGCTTAAAGCATTAGTTGATTATCAAATAGCTTGTGAAGAAGATCCTAATAGGCAAACTTATAGAAGAAATGCTTTTACTCCGGTAGAGAAGAGAAAGAAGTCCGTTAAGTGGAGATCGCGAAGCCTTTTCGTGGATTAA
- a CDS encoding FAD-binding oxidoreductase: MKLNKITINSKEALADHIKSGKASYYYSSATSTVIPYDKIESYLSHLDGDDLFWVNLSTMPEEMELDDSGVLTISGPVTWQSAKQYCRSKGRDIMTSPTEELASVLSGLATSATGERCFGFGTLRDQVEQIEYCSDKGEFILLNSSREIEESEALRRYRETYSRYIDFKNAPFPRMLNETDQLIGTEGQLGVVTQAKIRTTTFDERTFIFIKLPRWEQEMIAHLEVFEKVQSFRDRIFSCELLDFNSMKNLPEQEKVTSEGDIIFLEVKTKSFEAIYDELLSSLIHIREEDIFEVSASRCNQLRMNVPRYTFEMNLKMGVVKKGTDVQVSVQDFPTLLEFYREWTRLGIDYNLFGHFGDGHLHFNFLPTAVQVDQCQEKLVELYDFISELGGSPFAEHGIGLIKQKFITNFWEEAQYNFFSELKRKMDPKNIFFPLGFLSLKRTNS; the protein is encoded by the coding sequence ATGAAACTAAATAAAATTACAATTAACTCGAAAGAAGCTTTGGCAGACCACATCAAGTCTGGCAAGGCCAGCTATTACTATAGCTCGGCAACTTCCACAGTTATTCCTTACGATAAGATTGAGAGTTACTTAAGTCATCTAGACGGAGATGACCTCTTTTGGGTCAACTTATCTACAATGCCTGAAGAGATGGAATTAGATGATAGTGGAGTTCTAACCATTTCTGGACCTGTTACTTGGCAAAGTGCTAAGCAGTATTGTCGCTCAAAAGGAAGAGATATTATGACTTCTCCAACTGAAGAGCTTGCTTCAGTACTTTCTGGTCTTGCGACCTCTGCCACTGGGGAGAGGTGTTTTGGTTTTGGAACCTTGAGAGATCAAGTTGAGCAAATTGAATATTGCTCAGATAAGGGAGAATTTATTCTGTTGAATTCTAGTCGAGAGATTGAAGAGAGTGAGGCCTTAAGAAGGTATAGAGAAACTTACTCTAGGTATATTGATTTTAAAAATGCTCCATTTCCAAGAATGCTAAATGAAACAGACCAATTGATCGGAACTGAGGGGCAGCTAGGTGTAGTTACACAAGCAAAGATTAGAACAACGACTTTCGATGAAAGAACATTTATCTTCATTAAGCTACCTCGCTGGGAGCAGGAGATGATTGCTCACTTAGAAGTTTTTGAAAAAGTTCAAAGCTTTAGAGATCGAATTTTCTCTTGTGAGTTACTCGATTTTAACTCTATGAAAAACCTTCCAGAGCAAGAAAAGGTGACTAGCGAAGGAGATATTATATTTCTAGAGGTTAAGACAAAATCATTTGAGGCAATTTATGATGAGCTTTTAAGTTCATTGATTCATATAAGAGAGGAAGATATTTTTGAAGTCTCTGCAAGTAGATGTAACCAACTAAGAATGAATGTTCCGCGATATACTTTTGAAATGAATTTAAAAATGGGTGTAGTGAAAAAAGGAACTGATGTGCAAGTATCTGTTCAAGATTTTCCTACCTTATTAGAATTTTATAGGGAATGGACTAGGTTAGGAATTGATTATAATTTATTCGGTCACTTTGGTGATGGGCATTTACATTTTAACTTTCTCCCTACCGCTGTTCAGGTAGATCAGTGTCAGGAAAAGCTTGTTGAACTTTACGACTTTATTTCAGAATTAGGAGGTTCTCCTTTTGCTGAGCACGGTATAGGTCTTATTAAACAGAAGTTCATAACTAATTTTTGGGAGGAAGCTCAGTATAATTTTTTTAGTGAGTTAAAGAGAAAAATGGATCCTAAGAATATTTTCTTTCCTCTTGGATTTCTGAGTTTAAAAAGGACTAATAGTTGA
- the rsgA gene encoding ribosome small subunit-dependent GTPase A has protein sequence MRARIYKSDKRFFECKVDETGDIVKAMARGNLLKKGETLVVGDYVFLEEIPETKEIMITSLEKRSSEIFRIIVRESRKKVTASNCDLLIILTSVSRPQFKRGLVDRFLVRACQWGIRPIVVFNKMDEFDESFDISFEEKRLNRLGAKCFEISAINSDYSARYLENGVNELRNEIQDRTSIFLGQSGVGKSKTINMLSDGKFELRTNTIAKVGKGSHTTTWSEIVELDGFCTIDSPGIRSFSLDDIDPDDLLSYFPDLEEVASDCKFSNCDHTEGTKGCAFWSEYSPDTTEGEFLHSRLDSFHRIYDEISQLPFWQKKF, from the coding sequence TTGAGAGCAAGAATTTATAAATCAGATAAGAGATTCTTTGAATGTAAGGTTGATGAGACTGGTGATATTGTTAAGGCAATGGCAAGAGGTAATCTACTTAAAAAAGGTGAAACTCTGGTAGTAGGGGATTATGTTTTCTTAGAAGAAATTCCCGAGACAAAGGAAATAATGATCACTTCGCTTGAAAAAAGAAGTAGTGAAATTTTTCGCATCATTGTAAGAGAGTCTAGGAAAAAGGTAACTGCATCAAATTGTGACCTTCTCATTATTCTGACTTCAGTTTCTAGACCTCAATTTAAAAGAGGCCTAGTTGATAGGTTTTTAGTTCGTGCATGTCAGTGGGGAATTCGTCCTATTGTTGTGTTTAATAAAATGGATGAATTCGATGAGTCGTTTGATATCTCCTTTGAAGAGAAAAGGCTTAATCGCCTAGGTGCAAAGTGCTTTGAAATATCGGCGATTAATTCAGATTATTCTGCTCGATATTTAGAAAATGGTGTCAATGAGCTTCGAAATGAAATTCAAGACAGAACGTCTATCTTTCTTGGTCAGTCGGGAGTAGGAAAGAGTAAGACAATTAATATGCTTTCTGATGGAAAGTTCGAATTAAGAACTAACACTATTGCGAAAGTAGGAAAGGGTTCTCATACGACGACTTGGTCTGAAATTGTAGAATTAGATGGGTTTTGTACAATAGATTCGCCTGGAATACGTTCATTCTCTCTTGATGATATTGATCCTGATGATTTACTTTCATACTTCCCAGACCTTGAAGAAGTTGCTTCAGATTGTAAATTTTCTAATTGTGACCATACCGAGGGGACTAAGGGCTGTGCTTTTTGGAGTGAGTATTCTCCTGATACCACAGAAGGTGAATTTCTACATTCAAGACTCGACTCATTTCATCGTATTTACGATGAAATTTCTCAACTTCCTTTTTGGCAAAAAAAGTTCTAA
- a CDS encoding PilZ domain-containing protein — MTDKVLDFIEKRKENVEAKRRNFERILFQNFLGAYSVIDQAGVIYPINLVDISHDGCLIQLPWEPSRDPKFEDGLEISMRMYFTKASYVPVIVNVKYGREHIGKDGNTYMQYGCEFDKSLPSFQVMNNFIDFMYSFAEHSAIDRGDQKVFFY, encoded by the coding sequence ATGACTGATAAAGTATTAGATTTTATAGAAAAGAGAAAAGAAAATGTTGAAGCTAAGAGAAGAAACTTTGAGAGAATTCTTTTTCAAAACTTCCTAGGAGCTTATTCTGTAATTGATCAGGCGGGAGTAATCTATCCTATCAATTTAGTTGATATTTCTCACGACGGTTGTCTAATTCAACTCCCTTGGGAGCCAAGTAGAGACCCTAAGTTTGAAGACGGTCTTGAAATTTCTATGAGAATGTACTTTACCAAGGCCAGTTACGTACCAGTTATCGTTAATGTTAAGTATGGTAGAGAGCACATTGGTAAAGATGGTAATACATATATGCAGTATGGATGTGAATTTGATAAGTCACTTCCTTCTTTTCAAGTTATGAATAATTTCATTGATTTTATGTATTCTTTTGCAGAGCATTCGGCCATTGACCGAGGCGATCAAAAAGTCTTTTTCTACTAA
- a CDS encoding peptidylprolyl isomerase: MFGMGSVKKSDYKEDLDRVNVHFKTNMGEFEAELYAKECPETVWNFINLVEGRQETKKEGPYYDGLIFHRVIEGFMIQGGCPDGNGMGGPGYKFGDECTAELKHDSEGIFSMANAGPGTNGSQFFITLAPTPHLNGRHTVFGKVISGMEVVREIGSTKTGAMDRPAYDVVMEKVTVKR; the protein is encoded by the coding sequence ATGTTCGGAATGGGTTCAGTTAAGAAAAGTGATTACAAAGAAGATTTAGATAGAGTTAATGTTCACTTTAAAACAAATATGGGTGAGTTTGAAGCAGAGCTTTATGCAAAAGAATGTCCAGAGACTGTTTGGAACTTTATTAATTTAGTAGAGGGAAGACAAGAAACAAAGAAAGAAGGTCCGTACTATGATGGTTTAATTTTCCATAGAGTCATTGAAGGTTTTATGATTCAAGGTGGATGCCCAGATGGAAATGGAATGGGTGGACCAGGATATAAGTTTGGAGATGAGTGCACAGCTGAATTAAAGCATGACTCTGAAGGAATCTTTTCAATGGCAAATGCTGGACCAGGAACAAATGGTTCTCAATTTTTCATTACTTTAGCGCCAACTCCTCACTTAAATGGAAGACACACAGTTTTTGGCAAAGTTATTTCAGGTATGGAAGTTGTAAGAGAAATCGGTAGTACAAAAACAGGTGCTATGGATAGACCGGCATACGATGTTGTTATGGAAAAAGTTACAGTAAAAAGATAG
- the recJ gene encoding single-stranded-DNA-specific exonuclease RecJ yields MQITNTQTQRTTKPNFHPVIQRIFDKREMGPKEISEFLSWDLKAMPDLTNMHDMDKASKRLISAIEKNEKIAIYGDYDVDGTTSCALFYQFFKMLGVEVGLIQPSRFIEGYGIHPPSIDKAHEDGYKVVVTVDCGITNNEAATRAKELGLDLIITDHHTDARDEMPDAFAIVNPNRRDEPKESPLRALAGVTVGFALAVKIRQDLIQKGQEIPSIYHLLQFAAIGTICDLAKLNSTNLKIVRHGLKQIPQTTFPGIKAFFAPEERKRGFVPSEKLSFNIGPLINSKGRLDHPEKALQLLISDDDAKAFEYYSHLEVCNNERKFIQAEVFNDAKEQVLRSIDGSEHVVSIVYSSEWHEGVIGIVASKLVDAFKVPAIVFTDAEEPGVIKASARSAGDLNLFDCLKENSSLFLKFGGHKAAAGLSMDKDNFYEFKKNMTEMLATIPAIERTVQNYYDVEIRPDEINPKLLKELELLEPFGMGNQKPIFKMKGFKLDSYDLLKDVHVRWNLSSLTDPSVKLKGISFNYIGKWGIMHPEEIYNAQAMRNEELTAYFTLGVNHFNGNQYIQLMIERVEN; encoded by the coding sequence ATGCAAATAACAAATACACAAACACAAAGAACAACTAAGCCAAACTTTCATCCTGTTATACAAAGAATCTTTGATAAAAGAGAAATGGGACCTAAAGAGATCAGTGAATTTCTTTCATGGGACCTAAAGGCCATGCCAGATCTAACGAATATGCATGATATGGACAAAGCATCAAAGAGGCTGATTAGCGCCATTGAAAAAAATGAAAAGATTGCGATCTACGGTGATTACGATGTAGATGGGACAACCTCTTGTGCACTCTTTTACCAGTTCTTCAAAATGCTTGGTGTAGAAGTTGGTTTAATACAACCAAGTCGTTTTATAGAAGGATATGGAATTCATCCACCTTCAATTGATAAGGCCCATGAAGACGGTTATAAAGTAGTTGTAACTGTTGACTGCGGAATTACAAATAATGAAGCTGCTACAAGAGCAAAAGAGCTCGGATTAGATTTAATCATAACTGATCACCACACGGACGCTAGAGATGAAATGCCAGATGCATTTGCAATTGTTAACCCAAATAGAAGAGATGAGCCTAAAGAATCTCCACTTAGAGCACTTGCAGGAGTAACAGTCGGCTTTGCTCTGGCAGTAAAAATTAGGCAAGACCTTATCCAAAAGGGACAAGAGATACCAAGCATATATCACTTACTTCAATTTGCTGCCATTGGAACAATTTGTGATTTAGCAAAGCTAAACTCTACAAACTTGAAGATTGTAAGGCATGGTCTAAAACAAATACCTCAAACAACTTTTCCTGGAATAAAGGCCTTCTTTGCTCCTGAAGAAAGAAAGAGAGGCTTCGTTCCTTCTGAGAAGCTTTCATTTAATATTGGACCCCTCATTAACTCAAAAGGAAGACTCGATCATCCTGAAAAGGCCCTACAGCTACTTATTTCTGACGATGATGCCAAGGCCTTTGAGTACTACTCTCACCTAGAAGTTTGCAATAATGAGAGAAAGTTTATCCAGGCCGAAGTTTTTAATGATGCTAAAGAACAAGTTCTCAGATCAATTGACGGATCAGAACATGTCGTTTCAATTGTATACTCTAGTGAATGGCATGAAGGAGTAATAGGAATTGTTGCTTCTAAGCTTGTTGATGCTTTTAAAGTACCTGCAATAGTTTTCACAGATGCAGAGGAACCTGGAGTAATTAAGGCCTCAGCAAGAAGCGCAGGCGATTTAAACTTATTTGACTGTTTAAAAGAAAACTCATCTCTATTTTTAAAGTTCGGTGGGCATAAAGCTGCTGCCGGTCTTTCAATGGATAAAGATAACTTCTATGAGTTTAAAAAGAATATGACTGAAATGCTCGCAACAATTCCGGCCATAGAAAGAACTGTTCAAAATTATTATGATGTCGAAATCCGTCCAGATGAAATCAACCCTAAACTTCTTAAAGAGCTAGAACTTCTTGAACCATTTGGAATGGGAAACCAAAAGCCTATTTTTAAGATGAAAGGATTTAAGCTAGATAGTTATGACCTACTTAAGGATGTTCATGTACGCTGGAACCTTAGCTCTCTAACAGATCCATCAGTAAAGCTTAAAGGAATAAGTTTTAATTATATTGGAAAGTGGGGAATCATGCACCCAGAAGAAATATATAATGCGCAGGCCATGAGAAATGAAGAACTAACAGCTTACTTTACCCTTGGAGTGAATCACTTCAATGGAAATCAATATATCCAATTGATGATAGAGAGAGTGGAAAATTAA
- a CDS encoding PleD family two-component system response regulator — MNNLILLIDGDTNRKNNFASRLRVQGYDVELANGGFHSVHLVEKQEYFSVIIMGNTHDMPGLEILSLIRNVKTKDQLPIIFVNKTTNQEDVLACFEFGANDFIVYSPQCFNSIIEKLKKFKKK; from the coding sequence ATGAATAACTTAATTCTCTTAATCGATGGCGATACAAATAGAAAGAATAACTTTGCTTCAAGACTTAGAGTGCAAGGCTATGACGTAGAGCTTGCAAACGGCGGATTCCACTCTGTTCATCTAGTTGAAAAACAAGAATATTTTTCGGTTATAATTATGGGTAACACTCATGATATGCCGGGACTAGAAATTCTTAGTTTAATAAGGAATGTAAAAACAAAAGATCAACTTCCTATTATATTTGTTAATAAGACAACAAACCAAGAAGATGTTCTGGCCTGCTTTGAGTTTGGAGCGAATGATTTCATCGTCTATTCTCCTCAGTGTTTTAATTCGATCATAGAAAAGCTCAAAAAGTTTAAAAAGAAGTAA
- a CDS encoding KamA family radical SAM protein, protein MLDKSKDLNIQPSWQSEFKSAIRSHEQLEEFFKTSFPKSIYKIFIPLEIAKLIKEKGIHSALGKQFLPSEEENDLSTGLEDPIGDHLNSPTSQLVHRYKNRVLFFPTQVCPIICRYCFRKNELTLQDELFSPDFTKTISYLKSHTEINEIIFSGGDPFILSDEKLSFYIDQFSKIEHIKYIRFHTRVPTTLPSRITPELISLLNKTAKLFNKLIITIHTNHVDEFSSSVENSIKLLKQIDCELLSQSVLLKGVNDSSLELKNLIEKLIELGVRPYYLHHPDQVKGAMNFYLPISKGRRIYSELRNILPGWSIPTYIIDIKDGAGKVSAFNPETFNFSGKLINKDGQLTFHCE, encoded by the coding sequence ATGCTAGATAAGAGTAAAGACCTAAATATTCAACCATCTTGGCAAAGTGAATTTAAGTCTGCTATTAGAAGCCACGAGCAACTAGAAGAATTCTTTAAGACTTCATTTCCTAAATCTATTTACAAGATTTTCATCCCTCTTGAAATTGCAAAACTAATAAAAGAAAAAGGCATTCACTCTGCTCTTGGAAAACAATTTCTTCCCTCTGAAGAAGAAAATGATTTAAGCACTGGACTTGAAGACCCTATTGGAGATCACTTAAACTCTCCGACTTCTCAACTCGTTCATCGCTACAAAAATAGAGTCCTCTTCTTTCCTACGCAAGTTTGCCCTATCATTTGTCGCTACTGTTTTAGAAAAAATGAACTAACACTACAAGATGAACTTTTCTCTCCTGATTTTACTAAGACAATATCATATCTAAAATCACATACTGAGATTAATGAAATAATTTTCAGTGGTGGTGACCCATTCATACTTAGTGATGAAAAGTTATCTTTTTATATCGATCAGTTTTCTAAAATAGAACATATTAAATATATAAGATTTCATACGCGGGTCCCAACAACACTTCCTTCAAGAATTACTCCTGAGTTAATTTCTCTTTTAAACAAGACTGCAAAATTATTTAACAAACTTATTATTACAATTCATACAAATCATGTAGATGAGTTTTCAAGCTCAGTAGAAAACTCCATTAAACTTTTAAAACAAATAGACTGTGAACTACTTTCTCAGTCTGTCTTATTAAAAGGTGTAAATGACAGTTCACTAGAGTTGAAGAATTTAATTGAGAAATTAATTGAGCTTGGAGTTCGCCCCTATTATCTACATCATCCTGATCAAGTAAAAGGTGCTATGAACTTTTACTTACCTATTTCTAAAGGTCGTAGGATTTACTCAGAATTAAGAAATATTCTACCTGGGTGGTCAATACCAACTTATATCATTGATATAAAAGATGGCGCAGGTAAAGTAAGTGCCTTTAATCCTGAAACATTTAATTTTAGTGGAAAATTAATTAACAAAGATGGCCAATTAACATTCCATTGCGAATAA